A part of Flavobacteriaceae bacterium GSB9 genomic DNA contains:
- the yihA gene encoding ribosome biogenesis GTP-binding protein YihA/YsxC, translating into MKIKSAEFIVSNSNVEKCPKSSLPEYAFIGRSNVGKSSLINMLTGRKSLAKTSGKPGKTQLINHFLINKNWHLVDLPGYGYARVSKSSKKTFQKFITQYFSFREQLVSAFVLVDIRHKPQSIDLEFMQWMGENGIPFSIIFTKADKLKPRAITRHIEDYKNILLQFWEAMPNYFITSSSKDIGKEELLGYIDELNANMELG; encoded by the coding sequence ATGAAAATAAAATCAGCTGAATTTATTGTAAGCAATTCCAATGTCGAAAAATGCCCTAAAAGCAGTTTGCCCGAATATGCCTTTATTGGCAGAAGTAACGTAGGGAAATCGTCATTAATCAACATGCTTACAGGCAGAAAAAGTTTAGCTAAAACTTCTGGCAAACCAGGAAAAACACAACTCATAAACCACTTTTTAATCAACAAAAACTGGCATTTAGTCGATCTGCCAGGTTATGGTTACGCCCGTGTTTCAAAAAGCTCCAAAAAAACCTTTCAAAAATTCATTACCCAATATTTTTCTTTTCGCGAGCAATTGGTTAGCGCCTTCGTTTTAGTGGATATTCGGCATAAGCCACAAAGCATAGACTTGGAGTTTATGCAATGGATGGGAGAAAACGGCATTCCTTTTTCTATTATATTCACTAAGGCCGACAAATTAAAACCAAGAGCCATAACGCGACATATCGAGGACTACAAAAATATCTTATTACAATTTTGGGAAGCCATGCCCAATTATTTTATTACCTCATCCTCTAAAGACATAGGGAAAGAAGAACTTTTAGGTTATATTGATGAATTGAATGCCAATATGGAGTTGGGTTAA
- a CDS encoding DUF6090 family protein, with product MIKFFRKIRHKMLTKNKFSKYLIYAIGEIILVVIGILIALQINSKKQEINNRITEQSILNNLKEDFNKNQKEIKVLTFANNKYHRNLNKFIEILKTNPKDIKIKIADTLSIAAIAAPTYIPTTSTIDVIISTGNIDLIKNEKLKTLISRFKREVADLSEDEKDVRVLANIQICPLLGQNSDMIDVYQNTYAYTIDRLNKVKLSSSSMILNSNLLGSLIAQRFYYNKMIISELNSISAMQNEILQLINSEID from the coding sequence ATGATAAAATTCTTTAGAAAAATTCGTCACAAAATGCTGACTAAAAATAAGTTCAGCAAATATCTAATTTATGCCATTGGCGAAATTATCCTTGTAGTTATAGGGATTTTAATCGCTTTGCAAATCAATAGTAAAAAACAGGAAATAAACAATAGAATAACTGAACAATCAATTTTAAACAATCTGAAAGAAGATTTTAATAAAAATCAAAAAGAAATTAAAGTATTAACGTTTGCAAACAATAAATATCATCGCAATTTGAACAAGTTTATTGAAATTTTAAAAACTAATCCAAAAGACATTAAAATTAAAATTGCTGATACCTTATCAATAGCCGCTATTGCCGCACCAACATACATTCCTACTACGTCGACTATAGATGTGATAATATCAACTGGAAATATTGATTTGATAAAAAATGAAAAACTAAAAACTTTAATAAGTCGCTTTAAAAGAGAAGTTGCTGATTTAAGTGAAGATGAGAAGGATGTGAGAGTTTTAGCAAATATTCAAATATGTCCGTTATTAGGACAAAATAGTGATATGATTGATGTATATCAAAACACTTATGCCTATACAATTGATAGGCTCAATAAGGTTAAATTAAGTTCATCATCAATGATATTAAATTCCAATTTATTAGGCTCGTTAATAGCTCAACGATTTTATTACAACAAAATGATTATAAGTGAGTTGAACAGTATTTCAGCAATGCAAAATGAAATACTACAACTTATTAATAGTGAAATTGATTAA